DNA sequence from the Oligoflexus sp. genome:
CGCTTCTTCAGATCGTCGCCGTTGATATCCTTCACATAATACCGGGGGATATTGCCGTCCTGGAGCATCTGCTGCGACGGCCGCATCAGTACGTACATCATGCGATCCTCACCGATCAGGCTGGCCCAGTATTCCTTCTCGGGCTTCTCTTCCTTTTTCAGAAAATTGAGGAGCCCGCTGCCGACGCTCTCTTCCTCATAGGCTTTCATATTGGTGTTGAATTCATAGCGGCTGGGGCTTTCCCGCAGGGCGAAGCCGTAGTAAAAGCCGCTGCCGCGATTCAAGCTTTTGATCCCATCCAAAGGATTATAGATGATGGCAGGGAGGATGACGGAATTACTGAAAAAGCTGACCTCGGTATACATCCCCACTTCAAAGTTCAGCTTCAGGAACTGATAGATGAAGGTGACCCGCACGATGGTGCGCACAGGCCCGGTTTTAAAGGCTTCCAGGCGACTGTTCACCGAACGATGATTCACCTGCAGGGTCAGAAAATACTTAAGGTCCGCCTTGGCATAAAAGGTCGAGGAGTCGATAAGCGGCACCTTGTCCGCACCCGGCACAGGCCCTGGTTTCACCATGTCGACGCCATTGACGACCAGATAATTTTTCTGATCAAAACGATAGCGATAGCGCGAGGTCATGATTTCACCCGACTTCAGATTGAAGACGACATATTTCTGATCGACCTGGCCTGGCATATTCTGCAGATAAACCGCGACATAGACCGCACCTTCCGCGGTATCCGGCACCCCGGCCGGCGGCGTGATGCGAATCTCAAAAACTGCGTGCGGGGTCTGCCCACTCGGCCAGGATTTGGGCGCACCCACCGGCCCCACGTCGTCGCCCATGAAACTCAGCTCGTCCAGATTATTGAAGACGTTGTCGCCGGTTTGCAGATTGGGCTGAGGCCCTTCGTTCAGGACGTAATCACCGATGCCATTGATTTCATCGATCTGAAAGGGAATGGGCACAGCTTCCCCCGTGGGGCCTGTGCGAAAAACGCGATAATTCCGGGTGGGGTATTGAGCAATGGCCCGCATTTTATGAGCCGGAATGACAATCGGGGCCCGATGAATGCCAGCCTCCAGGGGCGCCATCCAAAAAAAGAGCCACAGAGCCAGCCCCAACTGCAGACGAGCGACCCAACCCGATTGTGCCATCTTTGTCCCTCCACTCCGCTCCATGATCTGGGCCATGGAATCAGGACGTATTTTAACATGAAATGGGGGAGGCCTGTTCAAATCCGGCTCATAGGCCCTTATTTCCAGGTCTTCATATCCCGGGTGAAGCGCGTGATCGCGTCATCCATCACGTCATGCGGCTTCAGACGGCGCCTTGTGATCGCATAGATATTCTCTTTGATATTTTTCGGGCGGTAGATGACCTCAAGCTTTCGGGCCTTTAATTCGTCCTGCACGACGACCTGGGGCACCAGAGCGCAGCCCTCACCGGAAAGCGCGAGGAGGCGCAGCATGGCCATGTCCTCGATCTCGCCCAGGATCACAGGACTGACCCGGTGCTGGACGCAAAAATGTTCCCATTCGTTACGGATGCGGCTTTCCAAAGTGGGCACGAAACAGGGCAGGCCGTCCAAGGCCTTGGGCCAGTCCTCTTTCGGATTTTGGAAACGCTTATGCCCGACAAGGTCGACCGGGAGTTCGGCCAGTCTTTGGTTGAAGATCTCCTGATCCTGATCGCTGCGGACGGGCATATTGGAAAGGACAACGTCGAGGTCATGACTGTGGAGCTGCCGCACCAGCTCGCTGAGCGAGCCCTCGGTCAGTCGAATGCGGATGGAACGCTCAAAAATCAGGGGTTTGACGAAGGCATACTGAAGGTTCTTCGACATCGAATTCAGGGCCCCGATTCGCGCCAGCTGCGGTTTGGCCGAAGGCCCTTCGCTGGTCGTCAGAACTTCGTAAAGCTCCTGCCCCGATGTGAAGATGGTATTCGCATACTCCAGCGCGATCTTGCCCGCTTCAGTCAGCACCAGGCTGCGGCCCTGACGCGTGAAAAGTTTTTGGCCGAAGGACTCTTCAAGGGCCTTGATTTGTCCGCTCAGATTGGACACGGAAAGCCGCAGGCGTTTGCCGGCCTTCGTCATGCTGCCGTCCCTGGCGATGGTCCAAAAATAATAAAGGTTATGATAATTCAGCCACTTGTCCATGCTGTTCCCCCACGAAAAAGGATACAGCCTCGACTGAATTTCAAACAGAACAAAAAGCCGGCTCAGTTTTCGCCCTGAGCTTGGGTGAAGGCCGGCTTGTCTTCGACTTCTCGAAGGGCCATGACTAAGAATTCGATTTCGTACGAGTATCAAGCTATCCGTTGATCCTGAAATCGCCCTTTCCTCACGGCGGTGCGCTGGTATTGAAAGCTCTGGTGTTAACAGAAGTTGGCCAGCCCGTAAAGCTCATCGTTTGGCCTGCGATGGGCATAAGAAAGCTCGCCATAATGGAGTTACTGCTCAGTCCTGCCACTGTATCGAAAGTTGAGGCTGTATACCCATTATCCGTCAAAGCACTGGCCTGAAGGTTAGCTCCCTGGGCGATGGATTTATAGCCAGCCGAACTTTCCCAATAATTGTTGTCCAATGAGAGCTGGAGGCCATTGCCATAGTTGAAATTGCAGGAGACCGCTTCATCCGCTTCGGTATTCGCGTTATTAGGCGCCAGATGCAGGGTCAATCCCCTGCATCCTGAGCTGCTATCACCTTTACAGTAGATATTGTTAGCGTCAAGGCTGGCATTGACATAGTTGTCAACGGAACAGGATGGACTTGAACTCCAGCAACCGTGATTACCATTGTCAGAAGTCCCGCATTCCTTGCCCTGAGCATAGAACAGATCACAGTAAGTACCTGGACTATTGCCACAGTCGATGGTCAGCTTGTTCGCTGAAAACTGAACAGCTCCCGAATCAGAGCTTCCGCCTGTGATCAAGGCCTTGCTTACCTTTATGACATTCTGTTGGTAAATGACGCTCGCTGTCGAGTAATGGGTACTCATGTCAGCATATTCACAGTTTAAGGTGGATTGGCTGACTGTCGTTGTTCGATTATTCCTACTGTATAGGGGGCGGCGACACTCACTGATTGAAAGACCTGTTAGATTCAAATCCGTGCTTCGCCCAGAATCTATCAAAAGGGTCGTGCCCTTCCCGGCAAAGCTGTTCTGAGCATAACCAAGAATGTCAGCATTATTACCCCAGCTCAGCAAGCCATCGTAGTTCGCGGCCAACTCATGGGAAGTGAATTGATTGCCCGTGACCGTCGTATTCGCTGCCGTTCCTGACTGCTTCACACCAGCCGAGAAAGTTCCCGAGTTATTGATGAAACTGGTGTTGCCGTCCCCCTCACTGACGCTCAATCCAGTTTCCCAGGCATTGAAAGTATTATGGCGGACCATGAGGTTATCCAAACCAGTCTTATAGATGGCTCCAGTTGTGGTATTGGTGCAACCGCTGCCGTCGAACTCATTATATTCAACCAGGCCACCATTCAGTCTGATCTGACGAATGGATCGGAACTTCACATACCGTATCAGGTTGCCAGCCGTGACTCCGGGAGGGGCTCCATTGAAAAGAAGCTCCATACCGCCCCCAGGCATGCAGCTTCCTGTATTGAGCGTTACCGTCCTGATGGTCACAGGGTCGGCCGCACTGCCCTCGAAACGGACAGGCCCGTTGAATTTAACGGACAGATTATCATCGACAAAGACCGTGGCTCCCGCCTCAATCGTCAGGCGTCCCTTGAAAATAAGGGATTCGGCACCTTGTTTGAACCAGAAGGGACTCTGCCCCTTCTTGAGCACGACGTCGTCTGTGTAAGTTGTGGCGTAAACAATAGTGCGTCCCGTACTTGCCAGGTTGATGTTATCCTGCACCACTGTCGATTCACGTCCGGCGTAATCACGAACTTTGGCATAAACGATCTTCGCACCATCACTGCTGCTGAGCTGCCAGTCGAGGCGGCTGTTAAACGACTGCTTATCGCTCTCCTGGAAACTATTGGAAATGTTGCTGAAAAGAACCTCTGCTAGACCCGAGCCACTATCCGCAGCAAGCAAATCGATGGAGACGCTGCGGGCAGCGCTTTGCTCCCATCCATTGAGAATTTGAATGCTGCTGAGCGTAGGAGCCTCTGTATCCACCAGGATGCTGTCGCTGTAGGGTGAGCTTTCCAGTCCGTTGAGATCAGAGAACATGACGTAAAGTTTTTTAGCCCCATCGTTCTCAAAGGTCCACTCGTAGGTTCTTGCCACAGGAACCCAGTTGCGATTCAAAAAGGAAGGTTCATCAGAGATCTTCATGAGCGAACTGTTCTTGTCAAAACTGATGTCGAGAAGCACCTTACGACTGAGCGACAGCTTTTCCGTTCGACCCGCGATGCTCGGAGTCATGTCTGAGCGAATGGACAAAGCACCTTCAGGGCCATTGGACAAAGAAAGCGGGAGCTCCCCTAGATCGACTGTTTCACCGGACTTGATCTCCACTTCCAGGCTTAGGATGGCAAAGCCGGTGTGCTGCGCTTTCAGAGTGAGCGTTCCCTCAGGAAGTCCGGCCAGAGTAAAGGCTCCGTTTTCATCCGTCTTGGCGATGTAGGAGGTTCCCGGAATATAGACGTCGGAGCCTGTAAGATCCAGATTATTGGCATTGTCAAAGAACGTTACCTTGCCACTGACAGCACCAGACTTTTTGAACTCATGCGCTCCCAGCTGATTGGTTTCCTTATGGCGAACCACAACGTCCTTGAACATCTTTGCGTATTGAGCTGGGCCTTCCGTTAGGGATGTTCCATCGCTGGACGTCACGATTACGTTCAAAGTGCCCGGCAGAACATTGTCGAGGACAAACGAACCATCCCCAGAAGTGGTGCCTACAATTTCCGGGTGATTCTGGACCGTGATATTGGCATTCGCAACAGAAGACGCTGATGCGCCTTCGGAAACCATAAGGGTACCGCTGATCGTTCCACCAACGCTGGCAGACCCGACTTCCACGACGCGGCTCGATGAGCTGTTGGAGTCACTGCAATTGCTTGGCCCCAAGACCCCCAAGACCCCCAAGACCGCTACAAGAAAAAGATTCGATTGGTATTTTGCTAGCATCGTCCATCCCAGGCCAGGCCGGCCATCACAAGGTCACGAACACACCAAGACCCCCATCGGTCCAGACTGATTAAAAAAAAGCGGTCTTTTGGAATTTTGCACAAGCTCGCACCTGGTGAGCTTGTGAAGCAGGCTAACCTGTTAGGGTTGAATAGGATTTCTAAAGCTTACTTTTCAGTCACAGTTGAAAGAGCCGCAGGAAAAAGTGCGGGGCGGAGCCGCGCTCCTAGGACGTGAGGGCACCTACTTTTTGTTTCCTTTACGCTTGCCACTTCGGGCTTTTCCCAGCAGCCTGCTCAGTTTTCTTTCGACACTGTAACAGCTGTCAAGGTCAACCCTGGTCGATTCCAGGTGATCGGCAAGAATTCAGAGACTGACCAGGTAAGCGCATGGTACTCACGCATCATGAACAAGCCCGTCACCAATGATGACTGCTTTCGTTTGGCCGTGATCGCCTATAGCAGCGGTCATCCATTCACGATAGGAAAGGACGCGACCGATGCTATGGTCTGCACTCTGGGCAAGGAAGTATCGAAATGAATCCAAAAATTCGACGTCTGGCAGCTTTAAACTTATGGCTCGCCGCAAGCATAGGCTGCAAGTCGATGCCTGATTCCACCTTGAGAAGCCAGGAACCGATAAACTCAGAAAAACCTGCGGAACCGAAGATGGTGTCAGGCAAGAAAACCAGCCTTATACTCGACCTCCTCACACCGACTGAAGACGGGCCGTGAGCCCCTCGAAAAGGTTACAGCCTCGACTGACTTTGGCTCAGTTCTCGCCCTGAGCTTTGGTGAAGGCCGGCTTGTCTTCGACTTCAAGCAGCCTTTCGCAATGCATCCAACGGAATATGGTGCTGATGCGTCTCAAAAGTTCGAGGACGTCCGCGTCCTGAGGCATGGGCGCACCGGCCTTCCGGTTGAAGCGACAGCGGTGATGATCGACCAGATCAGGCATGGCCACAGCATCCGGATAGACCTTGGTGCCGCGGTTCGAGATCATGGTCAGAGTCAGAGGCAAACCCTGGGCGCAGCGTTCCAATTCGCGGCCGATTTCCTGCAAAGGGGCTGTGCTTTCGATGAAGACATCCACACCCACGTCCTGGCGTTTTGCAGGCTGTTTATCGCAGCTATAGACGCGGCCCATATCCCAAGGCCGATAGGGCCGCGTCTGCGTCCGCCCCGGCGCTGTTGCCAGATTGGATTCCACGAGTTCAGCAAAAACGCTCGTGCCGACCGCCTCGTGCAAAGGTGCGACATCGCTGGTGGCTGCAGCGCCGGAACCCCAGGTGTAAAGAAGGGCGTTTTCCAGCCGCTCCGCTTCCGCGAAAAGGCCCAGGTGCCTGAGCAGCATCACACCGGAAAGGACGTGGGCGCTCGGGTTGGCCAGATTTTTTCCGGCGATGGATGGGGCCGAACCATGGACGGCTTCAAAGATGGCCACATCGCGACCGATGTTCGCAGACGGCGCAAACCCGAGTCCACCGACCAGGCCCGATGTCAGATCGGAAAGGATATCACCGTTCATGTTTGAAGTGACGATCACTTCGAACTGCTCGGGAAAGCGCACGAGCTGATGCGCGCAGTTATCGACGATGATGTGCTGGGCTGTGATGTCCGGATATTCGCTGGCGATTTCTTCGAAAGTTCGTTTCAAAAGGCCTTCTGTTAATTTCATGATGTTCGCCTTGGTCGCGCAGTGGACCTTGGTCCGGCCCTCGGCGCGGGCGACTTCGAAGGCGAGGCGCACGATTTTTTCGCAACCTTTGCGGCTCATGAGCTTCAGGCACTGGGCGACGTTCGGTGTTTGCATATGCTCGATGCCCGCATAAAGGTCCTCGACATTCTCACGCACGACCACGAGATCTATGTTGCGGCCGTAATAAGGCGTGGGGACGCCGGGGATGATGCGAATAGGGCGAATATTGCCGAAGGTTTCGAAGGACTTTCTGAGCGTGACGTTCGCGCTTTTTTCCCCGTAGCCTACGGGTGTTTCCAGCGGCCCCTTCAGGACAAGGCCCGTATCCAGAATCGAGTCGATCGTTTCCTGGGGCACGCCCGAGGGAATTCCTTTCCTGAAAACCTTGGCCCCGGCTTCCGCCTCCTGCCAGATGATGGGCGCACCGACAGCTTCCAGCAAACGTCTGGTGACTGCGGTCACTTCAGGTCCGATGCCGTCGCCCGGAATAACGGTGACTTTGTACGGAGGCTTTGGTTTTTGCATGGCTTGATCCCTTCACGATAAGGCCAGGATGGAGTTCCCAGGCGATATCTGAGTATCGGAAGAAGCCTCACTTAAGAAAATCAGAAAAATCTGTAGGGATTGTTCGGTTAAACCGAACAGTGCACACCGCACCTTCGGAATACCGCAAGACCCTGCTTCCTGTATGAAAAGTATGAGCTGGAGGCTTAGTGACAGGTGACCAGGACCGATAGGCACGAAAGAAAACTAGAGGAGGTTGCATCTTGAAGAAGATTTTTACCGTTTCGCTTGTCACATCTCTGGCCCTCGTCCAAGCGTGCGGCAAGAAAAAGTCGGACAGCTCCGATTCGTCCGCGACCGATGGTTCAGAACTGGGTGATGGCTCCCAAGGTTTCGCTGTCACAGGAACTTTGCAGCTGGACGCCCTGCTGACAGCTGGCAGCAAGGTCACCCATGTTGTGGCCCTGAATACGGAAAACGGCCGCAAATTGGCCTTTCCCGTGGACGAAGAAACGGGTGAATTCCGTCTGATGATTCCGACGTCTGCCGAAGATGATTTCACGGTCTACATCAATGCCGATGGCACGACAGTGGATCGCGAGCGTCTTTTGAAACAGCATCCTGATGTGGCCACGGAAATCGCGGATTTGAGTGATGAGCAGCTGATTGCGAAAATCAAGGAATCTGCGGAAGAAGACGGTACGAGCAGCGCGACGCCCGAACCCTCGCCCTGGACACTGGCTTATGTGGATGCCACCAAAACCGGCGCGGATATGATGGTGAGCCGCTTTGCTTCAGAGACCCTCGATACCATCGCTCCAACCCGCGGGAACGTGGGTGTGAGCATGGGCGATGTCACCCCTGTGGTCGGCGGCAAGGCCAGCACGACAGCAGCGCATGCGGATATCCTGGAAGCCATCAGCATGAGCGCGGATACAGCGACCACCTTCGGTGCGATCGACGATGTGTCCCTGCGTTACATCAACCCCGATATCGACGGCGATGGCGTTCTGGATTCGCCTGTGATGGCGGCGGATGGTTCGGTAACAGGCACAGAAGTGCGCTACGTGCTCGATTTCCATAACCGCTTTACGATCAATGACGCCAATGGCGGCCAGGTCTTCCACACGAGCCTTAAAAACAAGTTCGCGGATGACGTGTTGGGTGGCCTTGCGAATGTGAATGTAGCTTATACCGGCACCGGTATCATTCCTGAGCTGGAGAAGAGCACATTCTCTGCGGCGCCTTCCACCTACAAGTGGAAATTCGAATCCGCCCTGACCATGCCGGCCTCGGTCTGCAGCGAGTTGCCGTCCGGTGGAACTCTGGCTGCTGGCAGCTGGTGTACCCACAGCTATACCGTCAACCCCAACTACGATCGCTATCAGTTGGGCCAGGAAGTGGCGCTGCCGCCTGTTGGGAAATACGTTCTGGATGCGGGCGAGAAGGTCTTCACCTGGACCGACGTGAAAGTGTCTGACTTCAGCGCCGGTATGGGCTTTGTGATCCTTCTGGTTAAGTACAATACCGATGACAAGGGCACTGCGGACACATCCGACGACGTGATGAGCAGCATCAGCTACAAGTACCTGAAGAAAACAGCGACAGGCTGGACGGCGGCAACCGAAGCGGAACTGAAGCTCCTGATCAAAGGCACCGGCGGTCACCTGAGTCTCAAGTTTGACAACGACGCACTGAACTGCGGCCTTGAGATTCCCAAAACACCGACAGGTACGGTCGACTTGAAAACGGCGAACATCTCGTCCAACACGACCAGCAACGCGATGACAACGCTCATCAACGAGCTGAAGGCTGGTACTGTGACTTTCTCCCGCTTCTCCAGCGGGGCTGCAAGCTATGACGACAAGCTTGGCATGCGCTTCTTCTTCTAAGACTCCGCCGCCGGGTGCACGGCCCGGCGGCTTCCTTCTCCAATCGGCCATAATGCTGCGACCCCTTCCATGCCGCATAAAAGAACTCCTGCAAACGGAAACCTTCTTTAATCACCAAGCCTTTTGGCCTACAATGGAGTGGTTTGATCCACTTCACCAGGGACCGGATGTTTAATGGTTTCTTTGCTTGCTCGTGTCCTTACTCTGCTGCTGCTCGTCCCGCTCGCAGCTCCTCTGCAGGCGGCCGCGCTGGCCAGTCCCGAGGAACCCAATATTACCCGTCCCGGCCATCGTTTTTTTCGCTTTCCTGTCACGTGGGAACTCATGCGTTCCGGCTTCAATGCGTTGGATGTGGCGTTGGAAGCGGAAAGTTACGCGGAATACTGGGCGATTCTTTATATCAGTCCGGACGAAATAGATCTGCTGACCCCACGCGGTCGGGCCCGGGTCGTGGGGATTGCCAGTTCCCCGGAAACCCCGGCCGGATATCCGGACACGCTGGTTGTGAATGAGAGCGACCTCGCCCGTCTGCTTGGATTGGAAGCGGACCCATCCGCGAGTGTGGAGCAGGTGGTTTTCATTTCACTGCCGATGCAGGATAGCAGTGAACAAAGTTTTACCCTGAAAGCCAGTTCCAAATATTTCGTGAATGTTCAACTTGCCATGAGCTTTTAATTTCAAGGATGCAGCATGGAACCCACAACGCAGCCGATCATGGAATGCAAAAATTGCGGGCGCCTCTACTACTCTACCGAAGATTTCCTGGCGCATACCAGCCGCTGGCGGATCTGTGAGGAAGGCCACCTCTGGTTCAACTGTGCCTGCGAATCCACCAACGTCATTAAAAAAGGCCGCCACGACTGGTATGATCCCATGCATAGGCTCAGCAGCGAAGCGCAGTCCATCTTCAATCAAATCCCAGCTCTGCGCACCCTGCCGCGGCTTCCCACGTCCGTGATGGAGCTGCTGCAGAAGATTGATGATGCGAACGCCGATTCGCATGAACTCGCGGCCCTGGCCCGGCATGATCCGCTGCTGGCCGCCAAGATCATCCGCATCGCGGAAAATCAAACCATGCATCATCAGGCCAAACCGAAATCGCTGTCGCATGCGATCTCGCTGGTCGGTCGCCATCATGTGAAGGAAATCGTCCTGCTCGCAGCCATCAGCTGCGTGGAACCCAAAACCCGTTTCTTTCACACCGATGAATTCTGGGATCATTCGATGACCATCGGCAGGATCGCTGAACACCTATCCAAAAAATTCAAGACGGGAATGATCGAGGACGAAGCCTATATCACAGGCTGCCTCTGCAATCTCGGCAAGCTCGTCCTCGCCCTGGTGCGGCCCGATATCGCCGATCGTTTTCAGGTCGAGATCAATGACATTCACACGCTGGGCCCATGGACCGCGGCCGAGCAGAGACACGCCGGCTATCAGCATACCGTCATCGGTGAAATCGGAGGAGCTCTTTGGGGTCTTTCCGAGGCTTCGATCGACGCTATCCAGGGGCATCACTCCGTTTCCCACGCGGCGCAAATCGAACCCTATGAACTGGTGGCCCTGGCCAATCAGTTTGCGCATTGGATCTGGTTGCAGCCGCATCAGATGGATAAAGATCTTTTCCACCAGCTGCAGCAGCGTTTTCACCTGTCGCAAAAAGATTCGGAGCTGCTGGCCGACGAGATGATGCCGCTTGCCATTCAGGAGCGGGCCAGTTGAAGGCCGTACGCTTCATGGGTCTGATCATGGCTCCATTTTTAGGGGCCTGCAACGGGGCCTTCTATTATCCCGTGCAGGAGGATCTTTATGATCCGAGAAAGATGGGCTTTCAGCTGAGTGACGAGCGCATTCCATCCACGGATGATGTCCTTCTCGCTGCCTTCTGGTTCAAAGCTTTGACTGCCGAGCCTCGTAAAAAGCTGATCATCCATTTTCATGGCAATGCAGAGAACATGACGAGTCACTTCATGTTTACCGCCTGGCTCAGCGAAAAAGGCTTTGATGTTTTAACCTTCGATTACCGCGGCTACGGGCGTTCCACGGCGACGCCGCCGACGCGGGAAGGGCTGGTGGAAGACGGCTGCGCTGTGTTCCGTTGGGTGGCGCAGCATCCCGTGCTCAAGACCTATGAAGTCCACGTGATCGGCCAGAGCATCGGCGGGGCCGTGGCCATCGCGAGCCTGGCTCACTGTCCCGAACTCCCGGTTCAGAGTCTCATCATCGACAGCAGCTTTTCGTCC
Encoded proteins:
- a CDS encoding LysR substrate-binding domain-containing protein yields the protein MDKWLNYHNLYYFWTIARDGSMTKAGKRLRLSVSNLSGQIKALEESFGQKLFTRQGRSLVLTEAGKIALEYANTIFTSGQELYEVLTTSEGPSAKPQLARIGALNSMSKNLQYAFVKPLIFERSIRIRLTEGSLSELVRQLHSHDLDVVLSNMPVRSDQDQEIFNQRLAELPVDLVGHKRFQNPKEDWPKALDGLPCFVPTLESRIRNEWEHFCVQHRVSPVILGEIEDMAMLRLLALSGEGCALVPQVVVQDELKARKLEVIYRPKNIKENIYAITRRRLKPHDVMDDAITRFTRDMKTWK
- a CDS encoding carboxypeptidase regulatory-like domain-containing protein, translating into MGPSNCSDSNSSSSRVVEVGSASVGGTISGTLMVSEGASASSVANANITVQNHPEIVGTTSGDGSFVLDNVLPGTLNVIVTSSDGTSLTEGPAQYAKMFKDVVVRHKETNQLGAHEFKKSGAVSGKVTFFDNANNLDLTGSDVYIPGTSYIAKTDENGAFTLAGLPEGTLTLKAQHTGFAILSLEVEIKSGETVDLGELPLSLSNGPEGALSIRSDMTPSIAGRTEKLSLSRKVLLDISFDKNSSLMKISDEPSFLNRNWVPVARTYEWTFENDGAKKLYVMFSDLNGLESSPYSDSILVDTEAPTLSSIQILNGWEQSAARSVSIDLLAADSGSGLAEVLFSNISNSFQESDKQSFNSRLDWQLSSSDGAKIVYAKVRDYAGRESTVVQDNINLASTGRTIVYATTYTDDVVLKKGQSPFWFKQGAESLIFKGRLTIEAGATVFVDDNLSVKFNGPVRFEGSAADPVTIRTVTLNTGSCMPGGGMELLFNGAPPGVTAGNLIRYVKFRSIRQIRLNGGLVEYNEFDGSGCTNTTTGAIYKTGLDNLMVRHNTFNAWETGLSVSEGDGNTSFINNSGTFSAGVKQSGTAANTTVTGNQFTSHELAANYDGLLSWGNNADILGYAQNSFAGKGTTLLIDSGRSTDLNLTGLSISECRRPLYSRNNRTTTVSQSTLNCEYADMSTHYSTASVIYQQNVIKVSKALITGGSSDSGAVQFSANKLTIDCGNSPGTYCDLFYAQGKECGTSDNGNHGCWSSSPSCSVDNYVNASLDANNIYCKGDSSSGCRGLTLHLAPNNANTEADEAVSCNFNYGNGLQLSLDNNYWESSAGYKSIAQGANLQASALTDNGYTASTFDTVAGLSSNSIMASFLMPIAGQTMSFTGWPTSVNTRAFNTSAPP
- a CDS encoding NADP-dependent isocitrate dehydrogenase, which translates into the protein MQKPKPPYKVTVIPGDGIGPEVTAVTRRLLEAVGAPIIWQEAEAGAKVFRKGIPSGVPQETIDSILDTGLVLKGPLETPVGYGEKSANVTLRKSFETFGNIRPIRIIPGVPTPYYGRNIDLVVVRENVEDLYAGIEHMQTPNVAQCLKLMSRKGCEKIVRLAFEVARAEGRTKVHCATKANIMKLTEGLLKRTFEEIASEYPDITAQHIIVDNCAHQLVRFPEQFEVIVTSNMNGDILSDLTSGLVGGLGFAPSANIGRDVAIFEAVHGSAPSIAGKNLANPSAHVLSGVMLLRHLGLFAEAERLENALLYTWGSGAAATSDVAPLHEAVGTSVFAELVESNLATAPGRTQTRPYRPWDMGRVYSCDKQPAKRQDVGVDVFIESTAPLQEIGRELERCAQGLPLTLTMISNRGTKVYPDAVAMPDLVDHHRCRFNRKAGAPMPQDADVLELLRRISTIFRWMHCERLLEVEDKPAFTKAQGEN
- a CDS encoding HDOD domain-containing protein — protein: MEPTTQPIMECKNCGRLYYSTEDFLAHTSRWRICEEGHLWFNCACESTNVIKKGRHDWYDPMHRLSSEAQSIFNQIPALRTLPRLPTSVMELLQKIDDANADSHELAALARHDPLLAAKIIRIAENQTMHHQAKPKSLSHAISLVGRHHVKEIVLLAAISCVEPKTRFFHTDEFWDHSMTIGRIAEHLSKKFKTGMIEDEAYITGCLCNLGKLVLALVRPDIADRFQVEINDIHTLGPWTAAEQRHAGYQHTVIGEIGGALWGLSEASIDAIQGHHSVSHAAQIEPYELVALANQFAHWIWLQPHQMDKDLFHQLQQRFHLSQKDSELLADEMMPLAIQERAS
- a CDS encoding alpha/beta hydrolase, whose amino-acid sequence is MKAVRFMGLIMAPFLGACNGAFYYPVQEDLYDPRKMGFQLSDERIPSTDDVLLAAFWFKALTAEPRKKLIIHFHGNAENMTSHFMFTAWLSEKGFDVLTFDYRGYGRSTATPPTREGLVEDGCAVFRWVAQHPVLKTYEVHVIGQSIGGAVAIASLAHCPELPVQSLIIDSSFSSYRRIARQKLGGFFLTWPLQYPLSFLVTDDWSPIDGIAKLSMKMLFLHNPHDPVVPYKLGRELYEKAVAPKTWMDVSIEGHTSAIADPESPYRLHVLEFLR